A window of Pyrinomonadaceae bacterium genomic DNA:
TGGCAGTCTCAGGCCAGTGCATTGCATTGCGGAGTACTTCGCGACTTGAAGAAGGAATCGTCCACGTGGGCTAAAGAGAATTTTGATCGCAGATTCACCTGGCAAGAGGGTTATGCGGCGTTCACCGTAAGCCCCACGGCGACCAACTCAGTTCGTCGCTACATTGCCACGCAG
This region includes:
- a CDS encoding transposase, whose amino-acid sequence is MGSTFFSLHYHLVFSTKERRPFLKSEWSHDFMLTSAESSKACTVWPRLSAELRSMFISWQSQASALHCGVLRDLKKESSTWAKENFDRRFTWQEGYAAFTVSPTATNSVRRYIATQ